In the genome of Croceimicrobium hydrocarbonivorans, one region contains:
- a CDS encoding peptidase associated domain and porin domain-containing protein, which produces MKFRLMLLGLLMSLGAMAQKVNVRGALIGSDQAGLEMANILVLNPDDSSMVTYGFSNSEGQFRFQLEGNKQYLFKFSYLGYKPQELLVVLNSEDRDLGKIPLEEDSELLQQVEVVEEMPIVVSGDTISYKADAFTTGEEKKLEDVIEKLPGFEIDEDGQVKVEGKTVEKVLVEGKEFFDGDSKVATKNIPADAIDKVQVLRNYEEISPLQGLSSDDRIALNIKLKEGKKNLWFGDAEAKVGDPERYYAHGNAFYYSPKASFNFIGDLNNIGQAAFTARDYFRFSGGFRNLSSRSGFNFNFAQDDLGIPLGLNNRADEVTGRFGAANFSYSPKKNLTLSGFVIGSDNVVSSPYTTSRTYIGLDSIGGGVEQLTTENYQHSTAALAKFSVTYEPSKETYLNYDVFLKVSDQLNTSRLYSSFSDFNFSNNLGTQEAKRPWSIQQNLEFFRNQGENVFAVELQHSRKYQDPRFAMQSQQQPFGQPFVFLDTNMYRLVQTREVLSESLEGRASYYWVLNGNNHFEFNLGTVYNTQDYDNRLAEGEVSDAVEFANPLLQNTVDFSLLDGFGGLHYKTKLGKLTFRPGVNFHYYQVKDFQAGTEDVRDYQVLLPDALLRYEFSSSKGLDLRYNMSAQFNDVNQIMDGVILRSYNSLFTGNDSLDFARVHNVSLFYRDFNLFNFTTLFAGVNYSRSLDPINNAVQYIGLQQVFSPINANGYNENLSGFGSWSKKFKYIRLESRVNLNYSTVNNEVNGRTNVNNTFSKNYSGEIGTNFKKWPNIELQYRYSQNDYSGARSNSVYTNHSPSVEVTAVIASDFVLRADYSYNNYGNPGSTRTVYDFLNASLEYQKQDSKWLFSIQALNLLNTTFIREDALSANLISTTAYNVLPRYLLFGVRYDL; this is translated from the coding sequence ATGAAATTTCGGCTCATGCTTTTGGGCCTTTTGATGAGCCTGGGAGCAATGGCTCAAAAGGTTAATGTTCGCGGAGCTCTGATTGGCAGTGACCAGGCAGGTTTGGAAATGGCCAATATTTTGGTTTTAAACCCTGATGATAGCTCCATGGTAACTTATGGCTTTAGCAATAGCGAGGGCCAATTTCGCTTTCAGCTGGAAGGCAATAAACAGTACTTATTCAAATTCAGTTATCTCGGTTATAAGCCCCAGGAACTTTTAGTGGTCCTCAATTCTGAGGATCGAGACTTAGGTAAAATTCCTTTAGAAGAAGACTCCGAATTACTGCAGCAAGTTGAGGTAGTTGAAGAAATGCCTATCGTGGTAAGCGGAGATACCATTAGCTATAAAGCCGATGCTTTTACCACTGGTGAAGAGAAAAAGCTGGAAGATGTAATTGAAAAATTACCCGGCTTTGAGATTGATGAAGATGGTCAGGTAAAAGTAGAAGGCAAAACCGTTGAAAAAGTTCTGGTGGAAGGTAAAGAGTTCTTTGATGGGGATTCGAAAGTGGCCACCAAGAACATTCCGGCGGATGCCATTGATAAGGTGCAAGTACTTCGGAATTATGAAGAGATTTCTCCCCTGCAAGGTCTGAGTTCAGATGATCGAATTGCTCTGAACATTAAATTAAAAGAAGGGAAAAAGAACCTTTGGTTTGGTGATGCGGAAGCTAAGGTGGGCGATCCTGAACGCTATTATGCTCATGGAAATGCCTTTTACTATTCACCCAAAGCCAGCTTTAACTTTATAGGCGACCTCAATAATATTGGACAAGCAGCCTTTACCGCTCGCGATTATTTCCGCTTTAGTGGAGGCTTTAGAAATCTAAGCTCTCGTTCGGGCTTCAATTTCAATTTTGCACAAGATGACCTGGGGATTCCATTGGGTTTAAACAATCGTGCAGATGAAGTAACCGGTCGTTTTGGAGCGGCCAACTTTAGCTATTCACCTAAGAAGAACCTCACCCTTTCGGGCTTTGTAATTGGTAGCGACAATGTGGTGAGCAGCCCCTATACTACCAGTCGTACCTATATCGGTTTAGACAGTATTGGAGGTGGAGTTGAGCAATTAACAACCGAGAATTATCAGCATTCTACCGCCGCCTTGGCAAAGTTTTCCGTAACCTATGAACCGAGTAAGGAGACTTATCTGAATTATGATGTATTCCTGAAGGTATCGGATCAATTGAATACTTCTCGATTGTACTCAAGCTTTAGCGATTTTAACTTCAGCAATAATCTGGGAACTCAAGAGGCCAAGCGCCCTTGGTCCATCCAACAAAATTTAGAGTTCTTCCGCAATCAGGGTGAAAATGTATTTGCCGTGGAATTGCAACACTCCCGCAAGTATCAGGATCCCAGATTTGCCATGCAATCGCAGCAACAGCCTTTTGGTCAACCCTTCGTATTTCTGGATACCAATATGTATCGCTTGGTGCAAACTCGTGAAGTTTTAAGTGAAAGCTTGGAAGGTAGAGCCAGTTATTACTGGGTATTGAATGGTAATAACCACTTCGAATTTAACCTGGGAACAGTATACAATACGCAGGATTACGATAACCGACTGGCTGAAGGCGAGGTGTCAGACGCTGTAGAGTTCGCAAATCCACTATTACAAAACACGGTAGATTTCAGCTTGCTGGATGGCTTTGGCGGTTTGCATTACAAAACCAAATTAGGCAAGCTCACTTTCCGCCCCGGAGTGAATTTCCACTATTACCAAGTGAAGGATTTCCAAGCGGGAACTGAGGATGTGCGCGATTATCAGGTGCTTTTACCTGATGCATTACTGCGCTACGAATTTAGCTCAAGTAAGGGCTTGGATTTACGCTACAACATGTCGGCTCAGTTTAATGATGTAAACCAAATTATGGATGGAGTAATCCTTCGTTCCTATAACAGTTTGTTTACCGGTAACGACAGTTTGGATTTTGCACGAGTTCACAATGTGAGCCTGTTCTACCGCGATTTCAACCTCTTCAACTTTACCACTCTTTTTGCCGGGGTTAATTATTCCCGAAGCTTGGATCCCATCAACAATGCCGTACAGTATATTGGCTTGCAGCAGGTCTTTAGCCCCATCAATGCCAATGGCTATAATGAGAACTTGAGCGGCTTTGGTTCCTGGTCTAAGAAGTTCAAATACATCCGTTTAGAGAGCAGGGTAAACCTTAATTATTCCACCGTGAATAATGAGGTGAATGGCCGGACCAATGTGAACAATACTTTCTCCAAGAACTATAGTGGTGAGATTGGTACCAACTTTAAGAAGTGGCCCAATATTGAACTGCAGTACCGTTACTCACAAAACGATTATAGCGGAGCCCGTAGTAATAGTGTGTATACCAATCACTCTCCCAGTGTTGAGGTGACTGCTGTTATAGCTAGCGACTTTGTTTTAAGAGCAGACTATAGTTATAATAATTACGGGAACCCGGGTTCTACACGTACCGTTTACGATTTCTTAAATGCCAGCTTGGAATATCAAAAACAGGATAGCAAATGGCTCTTCAGCATTCAAGCCTTGAACTTACTTAATACCACCTTCATTCGTGAGGATGCCTTAAGTGCTAACTTGATTAGCACCACTGCTTATAATGTATTGCCTCGATATTTACTCTTCGGAGTACGCTACGACCTTTAA
- a CDS encoding GLPGLI family protein has translation MTRLTYLLALCLLTVYGQSQNIGGTATYKTATSLDLKIDSDQMSPEQKKMMEANIAKATQKEYELDFNRNESIYEEVVELEKEGQRGMRMIAMFTGGSGTYYKNLQEQRYTEQTEFFGKMFLIQDSLENLDWTIGKETKSIGNYICQKATAMRIREAKQLTGDPKEGLRDSTIIDTVQIVAWFTMQIPISHGPARFYGLPGLILEVNDGNTTILCTKVSINTKEPVEIKEPSEGEEVDAKEYQEITARKIEEMQQNFGNGPGGRGGGHRGSFQVTIGR, from the coding sequence ATGACCAGACTTACTTACCTTCTTGCTTTATGCCTTCTCACGGTATATGGGCAATCTCAGAATATTGGTGGCACGGCGACCTATAAAACAGCGACCTCTCTTGATTTGAAAATTGACAGTGACCAGATGAGTCCTGAGCAAAAGAAAATGATGGAAGCCAACATTGCCAAAGCCACTCAGAAAGAATATGAGCTAGACTTCAATCGCAATGAATCCATTTACGAAGAGGTGGTTGAGTTGGAAAAAGAAGGTCAAAGAGGCATGCGCATGATCGCAATGTTTACCGGAGGCTCTGGAACCTATTACAAGAACTTACAAGAACAGCGCTATACAGAGCAAACCGAGTTTTTCGGGAAGATGTTTTTAATTCAGGATAGCCTCGAAAATTTGGACTGGACCATCGGAAAGGAAACCAAATCCATCGGAAATTACATCTGCCAAAAGGCCACCGCGATGCGTATTCGCGAAGCCAAACAATTAACCGGAGATCCCAAAGAAGGCCTTAGAGACAGCACCATTATTGATACCGTGCAAATCGTAGCTTGGTTTACTATGCAGATTCCTATCTCCCATGGTCCTGCTCGTTTTTACGGTTTACCAGGATTAATTTTAGAGGTGAACGATGGCAATACCACGATCCTTTGTACCAAGGTGAGTATTAATACCAAGGAGCCGGTGGAAATTAAGGAGCCCTCAGAAGGTGAAGAGGTGGATGCAAAAGAGTATCAGGAAATTACTGCGCGCAAAATTGAAGAGATGCAGCAGAACTTTGGCAACGGACCTGGCGGTAGAGGCGGCGGTCATCGTGGCTCTTTTCAGGTTACCATCGGTAGATAG
- a CDS encoding response regulator, with the protein MGGDLKLLMAEDNEINRKLADLLFKRQGFNLDFAVNGEAALESAVNGSYDLIFMDIEMPIMGGLEATRRIQDEMGDSAPPIIALTAHAMDGDRERFMEAGMSDYLTKPIDLGALQEIISRHTS; encoded by the coding sequence ATGGGGGGAGACCTGAAACTCTTAATGGCCGAAGACAATGAGATTAATCGCAAACTGGCCGATTTACTTTTCAAGCGCCAGGGTTTTAATCTCGATTTTGCTGTTAATGGAGAGGCTGCATTAGAATCTGCGGTAAACGGCAGTTACGATCTTATTTTCATGGATATTGAAATGCCGATAATGGGAGGTCTGGAAGCTACCCGCAGAATTCAGGATGAAATGGGCGACTCTGCTCCTCCAATAATTGCGCTTACGGCGCATGCCATGGACGGAGATCGGGAGCGATTTATGGAAGCAGGCATGTCCGACTATCTTACTAAACCCATCGATTTGGGTGCCCTACAAGAAATTATTAGCCGTCATACCTCTTGA
- the dprA gene encoding DNA-processing protein DprA encodes MKFSDDAKAAALALSLMEGIGPVRARKLIAHCGSPEAVFKESQASLEKIPGIGKAILKEVRQPDKLKLAERQLLEADKKGWLLHYFEDAAYPRRMRHCEDAPIVLFQKGHTPLNPNRCIAIVGTRSMTDYGRDFLAEFLEEARGLNLLVISGLAYGVDAYAHRKSLDNDIINCAVLAHGLDRIYPAIHRKMAEEIVEAGGSCLTEFPTGTNPDRENFPKRNRIIAAMSDATLVVEAARKGGALITAEYANQYNRDVFALPGRIQDPLSEGCNLLIKSHRAYLVEGARDLAYVMRWEPISPVAQKKQLELFENLNVEERLIVDALSQEKESKSLDWLLGKCGMTGAQCLRILMTLELKGLLETVPGPRYRLKA; translated from the coding sequence ATGAAATTTTCTGATGACGCTAAAGCTGCGGCTTTGGCCTTAAGCCTGATGGAGGGCATTGGCCCCGTTCGGGCACGTAAGCTTATCGCCCATTGTGGCAGTCCTGAAGCGGTTTTTAAAGAATCACAAGCTAGCTTGGAGAAGATCCCCGGCATTGGTAAAGCGATTCTTAAAGAAGTCCGGCAGCCCGACAAATTAAAATTAGCGGAACGGCAATTGCTCGAGGCCGATAAAAAAGGTTGGTTGTTGCATTATTTTGAGGATGCTGCTTATCCCCGGCGCATGCGGCATTGTGAAGATGCACCCATAGTACTATTCCAAAAAGGGCATACTCCTCTTAACCCAAATCGCTGTATTGCCATTGTGGGTACTCGGAGTATGACTGACTATGGTCGGGATTTTCTGGCGGAATTTTTAGAAGAAGCGCGCGGTTTGAATCTTTTGGTGATCAGTGGCTTGGCCTACGGGGTAGATGCCTATGCACATCGAAAATCTCTGGATAATGATATTATCAATTGCGCAGTTCTGGCACATGGCCTCGATCGTATTTACCCGGCAATACACCGAAAGATGGCTGAGGAAATTGTGGAAGCCGGTGGTTCCTGTTTAACGGAATTTCCCACCGGAACCAATCCCGATCGCGAAAACTTCCCGAAGCGCAATCGCATTATTGCGGCCATGAGTGATGCTACTTTGGTGGTTGAGGCGGCTCGAAAAGGAGGTGCCTTAATAACTGCCGAATATGCCAATCAGTACAATCGGGATGTTTTTGCATTGCCCGGCCGGATTCAAGATCCACTCAGTGAAGGTTGTAATCTTCTAATTAAAAGTCATCGCGCTTATTTAGTAGAAGGGGCTCGAGATCTGGCCTATGTGATGCGTTGGGAGCCCATAAGCCCTGTGGCTCAAAAGAAACAATTGGAACTTTTTGAAAATCTCAATGTAGAAGAGCGATTAATTGTAGATGCATTAAGCCAGGAAAAAGAGTCTAAAAGTTTGGACTGGTTGCTGGGTAAATGTGGAATGACCGGGGCTCAGTGCTTGCGCATTTTAATGACCTTAGAGCTCAAGGGTCTTCTGGAAACAGTGCCTGGTCCGCGCTACAGATTAAAGGCCTGA
- a CDS encoding HU domain-containing protein, producing the protein MVKHTIDHYISNLLYFNECVVVPGFGAFLTRYFSAEVNSATHMFRPPSKRVAFNARIQENDGLLAKHISKTEGVSYEKAMESIEISVRSWKKVLRAGRKVNLTGIGRLYMSDTGKLQFNPAHDINYDIQSYGLNIFRANAMEREQEIKRSVNKAIEKHQGKKVKAKVEPKEDAKVRQLNFRRWTAVLGPVAAAMLVGAYLYVTPGSFNTVKEQVSGIFINHSQDTLESPTYSDIASNEAGLGFQEPEGPRLNGEYGPEDDVLTEEQISEEAIDPTTEANETATISEETAPAEAIIEENSKPALVDLPQNSEEKSSTEIAEDKAESPVKENSKKVHYNFSAKGKPLYNVKKRPEDLATSNTPNYKPKTEKQPKTVAAQPKIASESEMAPAKAIVVQNKSEQNKAQKATEQKVNPNTSAQANLADAGEFQIIVGAFSSAANANNYVEQLKGQGWSAYSYRAGNLNRVAIGKLKNRDQANSLLGQVKQQVNSRAWVNQL; encoded by the coding sequence ATGGTAAAGCATACGATCGATCACTACATCAGCAATTTGTTGTATTTCAACGAGTGCGTGGTAGTACCGGGATTTGGCGCCTTCCTTACGCGTTATTTCTCGGCTGAGGTCAATTCTGCTACCCATATGTTCCGTCCACCTTCCAAACGAGTAGCATTCAATGCCCGCATTCAGGAGAATGATGGATTACTGGCTAAGCACATTTCTAAAACCGAAGGAGTGAGCTATGAAAAAGCCATGGAAAGCATTGAAATTTCTGTGCGCAGCTGGAAAAAAGTTTTACGCGCAGGACGAAAAGTAAACCTAACCGGAATTGGTCGTCTTTACATGAGCGACACCGGCAAATTGCAGTTTAACCCGGCCCATGATATCAATTATGATATTCAATCCTACGGCTTAAACATCTTTAGAGCCAACGCTATGGAAAGAGAGCAGGAAATTAAGCGCAGTGTAAATAAGGCTATCGAAAAGCATCAAGGCAAAAAGGTAAAAGCGAAAGTGGAACCTAAAGAAGATGCCAAAGTACGTCAGCTCAATTTCCGTCGCTGGACCGCCGTTTTAGGTCCGGTGGCTGCAGCTATGCTTGTAGGAGCTTATCTCTACGTTACGCCCGGTAGCTTCAACACCGTTAAAGAACAGGTAAGTGGCATCTTTATTAACCATTCTCAGGATACCCTTGAGAGTCCCACCTATTCTGATATTGCTTCGAACGAAGCTGGTTTAGGATTCCAAGAACCCGAAGGTCCTCGTCTTAATGGAGAATATGGTCCTGAAGATGATGTTCTTACCGAAGAGCAAATTTCTGAAGAAGCAATCGATCCCACCACTGAAGCAAATGAAACTGCAACAATCAGTGAGGAAACAGCTCCCGCTGAAGCCATTATTGAAGAAAATTCTAAACCTGCTCTGGTAGATTTACCGCAGAATTCAGAAGAGAAAAGCAGCACTGAAATTGCTGAAGACAAAGCCGAAAGTCCGGTAAAAGAAAACAGCAAAAAAGTACATTACAACTTCTCCGCCAAAGGAAAGCCCCTTTACAATGTGAAGAAGCGTCCTGAGGATTTAGCGACCAGCAATACACCAAACTACAAGCCTAAAACTGAAAAGCAACCAAAGACGGTAGCGGCACAGCCTAAAATTGCTTCCGAGTCTGAAATGGCTCCTGCCAAAGCAATTGTTGTTCAAAATAAGTCGGAGCAAAACAAAGCTCAGAAAGCCACTGAGCAAAAGGTAAATCCCAATACAAGTGCTCAGGCTAATTTGGCCGATGCTGGTGAATTCCAAATCATTGTTGGCGCCTTCTCTTCTGCTGCAAATGCAAACAACTATGTTGAGCAATTAAAAGGACAAGGTTGGAGTGCCTATAGCTACCGTGCCGGTAATCTAAATAGAGTAGCTATTGGTAAGCTTAAGAATCGCGATCAGGCTAACAGTTTATTAGGTCAGGTAAAACAGCAAGTTAACAGCCGCGCCTGGGTGAACCAATTGTAA
- a CDS encoding acyl-CoA thioesterase, translated as MKAKTPSESLTVMTEIVLPNDTNNLKNLFGGQLLSWMDRCAAIAAHRHCRRIVVTASVNNVSFNQAIPQGAIVTLEAKVSRAFSSSMEVFVDVYIEDQTISGKKTKANEAIYTFVAVDQLGNPINIPAIEPETEKEKARYEGALRRRQLSLILSGKMEPSEATELKALFLGGEEEKA; from the coding sequence ATGAAAGCGAAAACCCCTTCGGAGTCATTAACGGTAATGACCGAAATCGTACTCCCGAACGACACCAACAATCTTAAGAATCTTTTTGGAGGACAGCTTTTAAGCTGGATGGATCGTTGTGCAGCCATCGCCGCTCATCGTCACTGTCGCCGGATTGTGGTTACCGCCTCGGTAAATAATGTATCATTTAATCAGGCCATTCCACAAGGTGCTATTGTAACCCTGGAAGCCAAGGTTTCACGCGCCTTTAGTTCTAGTATGGAGGTTTTTGTAGATGTTTATATCGAAGATCAAACCATCTCTGGCAAGAAGACCAAAGCCAATGAGGCCATTTACACCTTTGTGGCAGTGGATCAATTGGGTAATCCCATCAACATTCCAGCAATAGAGCCCGAAACAGAAAAGGAAAAAGCTCGCTACGAGGGCGCCTTGCGTCGTCGACAATTATCCCTAATCTTAAGTGGTAAAATGGAACCTTCGGAAGCTACTGAGCTTAAAGCTCTGTTCTTAGGAGGGGAGGAAGAAAAAGCTTAG
- a CDS encoding DUF6427 family protein has translation MFARLFNNISPRNLLNALVLILALGSTYWFYPVQKGTWFPVADWGLPLMSPWFTFLVFILVTIGASLFYAESLNRKHLFPGQYLGFLLAAMQFWIWLYPLNAGPELWSILLFSLLIFQMMPVLVPKANAAPLNFGAGFWIAIAGFIHGESIFLLLMPFGLSLALRRLNGRSVLALILGYGTVLYFAFSLDYFLDWHLLQAWTSEIQSLEFFSFQLDYQRLIPLAIMALFLGFSVLVNLAQANQYNNEQRQQVNFWLYYALVGVAGFLLFANSNFWLCLIIFPSASLGALAIQTIENRWLRDGILLLPFLAYLSFFFLPS, from the coding sequence ATGTTTGCAAGACTGTTTAACAATATCAGCCCCAGAAATTTGCTCAATGCCCTGGTCTTGATATTGGCCTTGGGCTCCACTTATTGGTTTTATCCGGTGCAAAAGGGAACTTGGTTTCCAGTTGCAGATTGGGGCTTGCCATTAATGTCGCCTTGGTTTACCTTTTTGGTTTTCATACTAGTAACCATTGGCGCTTCTTTGTTTTATGCCGAGAGCTTAAACCGAAAGCACCTATTTCCCGGTCAATATTTAGGCTTCCTATTGGCTGCTATGCAGTTTTGGATTTGGCTATATCCCTTAAATGCCGGTCCGGAGCTTTGGAGTATCCTTCTTTTTAGCCTCTTAATTTTCCAGATGATGCCGGTTTTGGTGCCTAAGGCCAATGCAGCGCCTTTAAATTTTGGCGCCGGCTTTTGGATTGCGATTGCAGGCTTTATTCATGGGGAAAGCATTTTTCTCTTGCTTATGCCTTTCGGTTTAAGTTTGGCCTTACGCCGTTTAAATGGTCGTAGTGTCCTTGCATTGATCTTAGGCTATGGTACCGTATTATATTTCGCATTTAGCCTGGACTATTTCCTGGATTGGCACTTACTCCAAGCCTGGACTTCCGAAATTCAATCCTTGGAATTCTTCAGCTTTCAGCTGGATTACCAACGCTTAATTCCCTTGGCAATCATGGCCCTCTTTCTGGGATTTTCCGTTTTGGTCAATCTCGCTCAAGCCAATCAATACAATAATGAGCAAAGGCAACAAGTAAATTTCTGGCTCTACTATGCCTTGGTGGGCGTGGCCGGATTCTTACTCTTTGCCAATAGCAATTTCTGGCTCTGCTTAATCATTTTCCCCAGTGCGAGCTTGGGGGCTTTGGCCATTCAAACTATTGAAAACCGCTGGCTGCGGGATGGAATTTTACTCTTGCCTTTTTTGGCTTATCTAAGCTTTTTCTTCCTCCCCTCCTAA
- the purD gene encoding phosphoribosylamine--glycine ligase — protein MNILILGGGGREHALAWKISQSANCDQLYLAPGNAGTASIAQNVALSPEDFPALKLFCLQNAIDMVLVGPEAPLVAGVVDFFRQDEELKNVKIIGPAQAAAELEGSKKFAKEFMAKYQIPTAAYRSFSSGEVSEAEAFLESLEAPYVLKADGLAAGKGVLILQDLQEAKEEAKAMLEGKFGDASKTLVIEEFLNGREFSVFALTDGKDHIILPVAKDYKRIGEGDSGPNTGGMGAVSPVSFVDDALWQKTVAQVVEPTIKGLSSESFDYTGFVFFGLIEVKGEPKVIEYNVRMGDPETEVVMPRLKSDLLEHLNAAAEGRLAEEKIEIHPEFCTTVMAVSEGYPGSYAKGKEITGLENVSDCIPFHAGTKLDGEKVLSSGGRVIALSAMGPNKEAALAKSYAAAKTICFEGIQYRKDIGFDL, from the coding sequence ATGAATATTTTGATTTTGGGCGGCGGTGGCCGCGAACATGCCCTAGCTTGGAAAATTTCCCAAAGTGCTAATTGTGATCAGCTCTATTTAGCACCCGGAAATGCCGGAACCGCTTCAATAGCCCAGAATGTGGCCCTCTCGCCAGAAGATTTCCCCGCACTTAAATTGTTCTGCCTGCAAAATGCCATTGACATGGTGCTGGTAGGTCCGGAGGCTCCTTTGGTGGCTGGAGTGGTGGATTTTTTCCGTCAAGATGAAGAGCTCAAGAATGTGAAGATTATTGGTCCCGCTCAAGCTGCTGCCGAGCTGGAAGGAAGTAAGAAATTCGCCAAGGAGTTTATGGCTAAGTACCAAATTCCAACCGCCGCTTACCGCAGTTTTAGCAGTGGTGAAGTAAGTGAAGCGGAAGCTTTTTTAGAAAGCTTAGAAGCTCCTTATGTGCTTAAGGCAGATGGATTGGCAGCGGGTAAAGGAGTGCTTATTCTTCAAGATTTACAAGAAGCCAAAGAGGAGGCCAAAGCAATGTTGGAAGGTAAGTTTGGTGATGCCAGTAAAACTTTGGTGATCGAAGAGTTCCTCAATGGCCGCGAATTTTCTGTTTTCGCCTTGACAGATGGAAAGGATCATATTATTCTTCCGGTGGCCAAGGATTATAAACGAATTGGAGAGGGAGATTCCGGTCCTAATACCGGTGGTATGGGTGCCGTGTCGCCTGTAAGCTTTGTGGATGATGCCTTATGGCAGAAAACGGTTGCGCAGGTAGTTGAACCAACTATTAAAGGCCTATCAAGCGAAAGCTTCGATTATACCGGTTTTGTATTCTTTGGCTTGATTGAAGTAAAAGGAGAGCCTAAGGTTATTGAATACAACGTTCGCATGGGTGATCCTGAGACAGAGGTGGTAATGCCACGCCTTAAAAGCGATTTATTGGAACACCTGAATGCTGCCGCCGAAGGACGATTAGCGGAGGAGAAAATTGAAATTCACCCCGAATTTTGTACTACGGTAATGGCTGTTTCTGAGGGCTATCCGGGCTCTTATGCCAAAGGCAAGGAAATTACCGGTTTGGAGAATGTGAGCGATTGTATTCCCTTTCATGCCGGTACCAAATTAGATGGTGAGAAGGTTCTTAGTTCAGGTGGGCGTGTTATTGCCTTAAGTGCAATGGGTCCAAATAAAGAAGCCGCACTAGCAAAAAGCTATGCGGCTGCAAAAACTATATGTTTTGAAGGCATCCAATACCGCAAGGATATTGGCTTTGACCTTTAA
- the gdhA gene encoding NADP-specific glutamate dehydrogenase: MSANYTSQINAFMDKVAAKNGHEPEFLQAVHEVAEAIIPFVEEHPKYKNSNILERIVEPERVIMFRVPWIDDQGNAQVNRGYRVEFNSAIGPYKGGLRFHPSVNLSILKFLGFEQVFKNSLTTLPIGGGKGGSDFDPKGKSDNEVMKFCQSFMTELQRHIGPDTDVPAGDIGVGGREIGYLFGQYKRLRNEFTGVLTGKGINWGGSLIRPEATGYGAVYFTKEMLKTQGKDLSAKKVAISGSGNVAQFACQKVQQMGGTVISMSDSSGYIHAPEGITEEILAYVMEVKNVRRGRIHEVADKFDGVSFHAGERPWSLKCDIAIPCATQNELNGEEAKTLIANGTIAVSEGANMPCTPEAVEAFHAAKILFAPGKAANAGGVATSALEMAQNSMRMSWTAEEVDQKLHSIMINIHENAEKYGKGEDGYVDYVKGANIAGFVKVADAMLDQGVV; encoded by the coding sequence ATGTCTGCAAATTACACCTCTCAGATCAACGCTTTCATGGATAAGGTAGCGGCCAAAAACGGCCACGAACCTGAGTTTTTGCAAGCGGTGCATGAAGTGGCTGAGGCCATTATTCCCTTTGTGGAAGAGCACCCTAAGTACAAAAACAGTAATATCCTAGAGCGTATCGTAGAACCCGAACGCGTAATTATGTTCCGCGTTCCGTGGATCGATGATCAAGGAAACGCCCAAGTAAACCGCGGTTACCGGGTAGAGTTTAACTCCGCTATCGGACCTTACAAAGGTGGATTGCGTTTTCACCCTTCGGTAAACCTTTCCATCCTTAAATTCCTGGGCTTTGAGCAGGTCTTTAAAAACTCCCTCACCACCCTACCTATCGGTGGCGGTAAAGGAGGTTCGGATTTCGATCCAAAAGGAAAGTCCGATAATGAAGTAATGAAGTTCTGCCAGTCTTTTATGACTGAATTACAACGCCATATTGGTCCTGATACCGACGTTCCTGCGGGTGATATCGGTGTTGGCGGTCGTGAAATTGGCTACCTCTTTGGACAGTATAAGCGCTTACGTAACGAATTTACTGGTGTTCTTACTGGTAAGGGTATCAACTGGGGTGGTTCTTTAATCCGTCCAGAAGCTACCGGTTATGGTGCAGTGTACTTCACTAAAGAGATGCTGAAAACCCAAGGTAAAGACCTTAGTGCTAAAAAAGTAGCCATCTCTGGTTCGGGTAACGTAGCTCAATTTGCTTGTCAAAAAGTACAGCAAATGGGTGGTACTGTAATCAGTATGTCTGACTCTTCAGGATACATCCACGCTCCAGAAGGAATTACCGAGGAGATTTTAGCCTACGTTATGGAAGTGAAAAACGTTCGTCGCGGACGTATCCATGAAGTAGCGGATAAATTCGATGGAGTAAGCTTCCACGCTGGTGAGCGTCCTTGGAGCCTCAAATGTGATATCGCTATTCCTTGCGCTACTCAAAACGAATTGAATGGCGAAGAAGCGAAAACTTTGATCGCTAACGGAACTATCGCTGTTTCTGAAGGAGCAAACATGCCTTGTACTCCTGAAGCAGTAGAAGCTTTCCATGCTGCAAAAATCTTATTTGCCCCTGGAAAAGCTGCCAATGCTGGTGGTGTAGCTACCTCTGCTTTAGAGATGGCGCAAAACAGCATGCGTATGAGCTGGACTGCTGAAGAAGTAGATCAGAAATTACACAGCATCATGATTAACATTCATGAAAACGCTGAGAAATACGGTAAAGGTGAAGATGGTTATGTAGACTACGTTAAAGGAGCCAACATTGCTGGCTTTGTAAAAGTAGCCGACGCCATGTTAGACCAGGGTGTAGTATAA